A window from Bufo bufo chromosome 1, aBufBuf1.1, whole genome shotgun sequence encodes these proteins:
- the C1H5orf15 gene encoding keratinocyte-associated transmembrane protein 2, protein MAAFKTSRRLGSSSWLLLVTVLQFCVVTALTAAIASTTPTDSVSPLDETASDITSSNITSLPTVPKNESKNEGGTNTTVATATPTTKPPKKVALTPTQDATQETAISATQVTTKKVGSVTSVTITKILNLKATTDAEPTEDTSVEDNLMFETKDTAPASLPSTKESENDDEEYLFENDDYDGTVKNKEDTLIPRINEKDPVTDSEDSSDDYEIKPNSESDTDEDSHFFMHLVIIASLIAVVYIAYHNKRRIYLLVQRRRWRDGLCSKNTGYRRLDQNVSEAMPSLRNTKDYVF, encoded by the exons ATGGCCGCCTTCAAGACGTCGCGAAGACTCGGGAGTTCTTCCTGGCTGCTGCTTGTCACCGTGCTGCAGTTCTGTGTGGTCACAGCGCTCACCGCAGCAATAGCCAGTA CAACACCCACAGACTCTGTGAGTCCTTTGGATGAAACTGCCAGTGACATTACATCTAGTAACATCACAAGTTTGCCAACTGTACCTAAAAACGAAAGTAAAAATGAAGGCGGTACAAACACCACTGTTGCTACTGCTACTCCAACTACCAAACCACCTAAAAAGGTTGCACTAACACCCACACAAGACGCGACACAAGAGACCGCTATCAGCGCGACTCAAGTGACTACCAAGAAAGTGGGCTCTGTGACTTCAGTCACCATCACCAAGATTCTAAACCTAAAGGCAACTACTGACGCCGAACCTACTGAAGATACTTCTGTCGAGGACAACCTGATGTTTGAGACCAAAGACACTGCTCCTGCCAGCCTGCCTTCTACCAAAGAATCAGAGAATGATGACGAAGAATATCTATTTGAAAATGATGACTATGATGGAACAGTGAAGAATAAAGAGGACACGCTGATACcacgtataaatgaaaaagatcccGTTACAGATTCTGAAGACAGTTCCGATGACTATGAGATTAAACCCAACAGTGAATCGGACACTGATGAAGACAGTCACTTCTTCATGCACTTGGTTATAATAGCGTCATTAATTGCTGTAGTGTACATTGCCTACCATAACAAACGAAGG ATATATCTGCTGGTTCAAAGAAGAAGATGGAGAGATGGTCTTTGCTCAAAAAATACAGGTTACCGTCGCCTGGATCAGAATGTGAGCGAAGCAATGCCTTCTCTCAGAAACACAAAAGATTATGTATTTTGA